The Halichoerus grypus chromosome 14, mHalGry1.hap1.1, whole genome shotgun sequence genomic interval CCGAGCAAATGCTCTGTCCTGTCTCAGCAGGCAGCTCCTCACATTCATTTTCTAAGAGTTAGgggattaaaaacaacaacaaagaatccTAGAAATGCTCTGCTCCCAAGGCCAGGAGGTTCCAAGACAAAGGCTCCAACTCTTGCCAGCTGGAGCATAACAGCAAGGAGCCCCCCCAGCCTCAGGGAGGACACCCCACTGGCACCCGCACCCCTACCAGGGATAGAACCAGTATCCAGATCCCCAGCCCTGCTGGGACCCAGCCAGCAGGTAGGGCAGAGAACACAACCACCTCCCCTCACCTGGGGGAGGAGAAAATACCCAaactgtgaaattaaaaaaaaaaaaaaggaaaggaaagaaaagaaggggaaattaaaaaaaaaaaaaaaaaaggtacaggaCTAAGTAAACACCAGCCTGCTGGGTTCACACAAAACGAGTGAAACTTCAGAGTGGCAGGAAGTCTGTCCAGGGACTGGTGGGCAGCCAGAACCCATCTTCAAGCAAGTAAGGAAGACAGGGGAGGGGGCGTGGCAGACAGCAGAGGCTTTAGtgaggggcgggggcagggccaGACTGCTCCCCGCCTCTCCTTCGCCCAGAGAGAGGGATGCTTCCAGAGGAGGGCTGAGGCTTTTCTGGCCAGGAAGCCAGCTCCAGGCCGGCCCAGTCTCAGCCCACCTGCCTCtccagcagcagccccagcctGGGCTAGCCGACCCTGCAGGGACAGAGAGGGGCCTTTGCCTGccaagcccagcccagcccgaCTGCCAACCTCCAAGGGCTTGGGAGGCACCTTCCGCGCCTTCCTACAGGAAGCCAGCTGCTCAGGATCCAGCCCCGAGCAGAGGAGAGCCACCATCAATGCTCAGACCTTTCTCAGCATGGGCGTCAGGCCTGAGCTGGAGCTAACTGGGGGAGAGGCGGTGCCACGTTCCAGCCGGGCTGCTAGGGGCAGGCGCTGACCGCACAGCAGGCAGTGCTCGGAAACCCTTGCGAAGGGCTCAAGGGAAAGGCAGACCAGGGCCAGTGGGGCTGTGCTGGAGGCAAGCATGTGCAAAGTGCAGGCTGCCAGGGCAGCAGGAGAACATTCGTTGGGGAAGGGGGTCTCAATCGGGAGTGTGGATGGGTCTGAGGTCTTGGTTCCCAGGAGAAGGCCGCCAGCGGGTCCCCCGGGACACAGGGAAGGAACAGCTGAAGCACTAAGCAGTCAGAGGGCCGTGGTGGCAGGATTCTGGGGGAGGACTGGCTCTCCCAAGGGCGAGGGGGCAGTGGAGCAAGGCCCTGCCAGGGCATGGCTGAGCCAAAGCTCCCAGAGTGAGCAGGGACACAGGGCAAGTGGCCCCTCGGCCACAAGCATCCCTGCATGTAGGTGCTGCTGCATGTCCTCGCCGAGGGGCCAGATTGGTCTCCAGCCGAGGCAGGCCTGGCCATCTTTGTCTTGTCCACCTGCTTCATGGACCGGCACGTCCTGCCCCCTAGTGGTTCAGAGGAGAATATTCACAGTGGTGCCCGGGGCCTGGTGGGCCAGGAGGGTCCCGGGATGGATGGGAGGCCAATGGAATGATGCTTtggggcaggagtggggctgGAGTACACGGAGGAGGCACAGATGAGATGCAGCGCGGATGGCGATCCGAAGGGGAAGGTCCCTCGTGGAATGCTGCGGGCTTGCATGCCCGCGGACGCAGGGCCCTTCTCCAGCCCGGACACCCGCTCCTCAATGGCTTTCAATCACAACAGGCTCATAGACCCCAGAGGAGACCctgcgggggaggggagcagagaaacAGGTCAGCTTGTCCTCCCAGATGCTCTTGTGGGGCAGGCCCTGGGAAGGACTTCACAAGTTGGCCCTGTGAACTAACTGGCCCTGTTTCACAGAGGGGCAAAttcaggctcagagaagttgagtcACTTGCCCAGGGCAACACAGATGTTAAGTACTGAAGCCTCTGGATCTCAGAGCTGGTGTGAGCTGGGCCTGAGCCCTTCCTGAGCACGAGTGGCTTACACATAGAGGTGTGCTGCACCCATCCTCATGGCAACCCTGGCAGGGAAAGACTGCATCCTGCCCCGTTtgacagatgaagacactgaggcacagagggatgATGAAGCTTACCAAGAGGCCAGAACATGGGAGCTCTTCCCCCGGCTGAAGCGAGACCCACCCACAGGATCATGGACATTCAGGGCTCAGCGTGCAGCTCTGTTAAGACCTTGCTCCTGATTGAACTGGTTTCTTCCATCCCCTGAACCCATTTCCTCACTGTCATAGAGGGCTAGGGAGGGGTGTGTAGACCTCGGAGGAGGTGCCCTCTGTCTTCCTcttgcccccctccccggggACAGCCCAGGAAGCCACGGGGAGACGGCGGATGCAATTTCGAGCCTCGGCCAGCAGGTGTCAGTATAGCAGCACCAGAGGGAAGGTTGGGggccaccgcccccctccccccaccccccaccccacgcccccagcccagccaggtCTCCAtccaccacccccacccttgGATGTGAAATGCGCACTTTCCTGGCCAGCCCAGGGGAACAGGGGGAAAGGCTTCAGCACAGCCCTGCACAGAGGGAGCTCCTCTACTCACTGCCCCACTCACGAGCCGTAGAGTGGAAGCACCAGGTTCAGCCTACCACACCCTCACAGGTAAACATCACACAAGCACAAATCCGTTGCTCATTGCTGTATCCCCGGCACCTAGCTCAGTGCTTGGTGTGTGGCTGGTgcgcaataaatatttattcaacaaataaaacgagtcatcatcatcatttttaggGGTTCCCAGAtccagaaggaagggaaaagcaggGTCCCAAATAAAGACGGATGAAGCCCGCGctgtgtgccaagccctgtgttaggcaCTTTTCAAGTTACCCCTGGAACCAACCCCAGGCTTCTAGGTGAGACAGGGTGGCCCATGCCATTtgacagacagggaaactgaggttcagagagaagTGAGTGGTCCAAGGTGACACTGTGGTGGGCAGAACTGCTATTCAAAGCCAGGTCAGCGTCTGTCGAGACCGTGCTCTCAGCGCCGTGCCCCAAGGCCACCCTAGTGACCCAACCCCAAACCGCGACCCCTACCTGTTTGCCAGCTGGATGCCGCTCAGCGTGGCGGAGCCATCACGGCTCACGAACAGCCGGAGATTGCTGTCTGTGGGGACACAGGCGGGGATGGAAGctgagtggggcaggggcagccggGGTGGCCCCGGAGCAGGTAGCACTGTCCCCCAGGCCTCCCCGCGCGGGCAGCTCACCCTCAGTGTTGCTGCCGTCCGTAAAGTCCTGGCTTTGCATGATCTTCTCCACGATGTCGTCCGCGTCGATCCGAGTGTCATCCACCCAGGTCGGGTGGCTCTCCACGGAGTCCTTCTTCCGCCTGGAGTGGGTCAGGGCAGAGTCACAGCGGTCGGGCCGGGGACAGGTACAAGGATGACAGCGGGGAGCACCTACAGCTCAGGCTGCTCTGAGTGCGCATGAGAACCTATTCCCAGTCGCGCTCTTTTAACCCTCACTCAGCCCCCAGGGCAGGTGCCGTGACCCCGGTTTTATGGATGAGGACCTGGAGGCCCTGGGAGGTTACCTAACCTTAGCCTGAGAGGCCACACTGCGTGTAAACGGGGGACTTAGGTCCCTAAGCCACACACAACAGCGTGTGCCTGCCAGGCCCAGGCCGTGCCCTTCAGGTTCACCCACTGGCTGAATCATCACCATCCAACCCTCTGAGTGGGACCTTGCTGTCCCCATGCTACGGGTAGAGGAGCAGAGGTTCAGGGAGCCCCCAGGAGCACGGGGCCGGCGTGCTCACCGGAACGAACGGTCGGACAGGTGGGGCCGTGGCGGCCGCGGGGGCTTCTCAGGGGGCCGGTGCTCGCGCTCGCTGCCCTCGGGGCCCTCCACAGTCGTGCTGAGGCCGCCGGAAGTGCTGCTGCTGGTGGACGTGTTGCGGCGGTGCGTCAGGTCTGAGAGGCTGGAGGAGCGGGAGTGCTCCGTGCTGTAGCCTGCTGGGCATTCGGGGAGGCTCGTCACGGGAGGCTCGTCACGGGCGGgggagcgggggggcggggggcggccggGGGTGCGAACGGCCACGGGCACGGGGCCAGGCGGGCACTCACCAGAGATCTTGGACTGCTGGCTAGCATAGCTGGAGTTGCGGGAGTGGCCGGAGTGGAACACCTCCTCGGGGCTGGACAGGTTCTGTTCGGCCTCCTCCGGCACCCCTGGGGAGCGGGGAGACGGCAGGCTTAGCAGCGGGCCAGCCTGGAGTCGgcgagggtgggaggtgggggccgggggagggtACGCTCCGTGTTTCCCATTTAACAGACAAAAACCTGAGGCCCTGCTCCCACCGCAGTCCACCCCCGCGGCCCAGGTttgttcattccacaaatatctgAGGACGTCCTCTGCACGGGGCACTCCGCTGGGTGCTATAAATAGGAGATGGGGTGTCCCAGGCCAGCGGGAAGGGAGAACGTTGAACCAAAAATGACCCACAATTAACCACAACTGAGGTGAGCAGTACAGAGCAGGGAACAGTGTGGATGGGGGTCTGACCCCGTCTGggatcagggaagacttctctgaggaggtCGCCTTACTGGGAGGCCTTCAGGAGGCTTGGGAGGGAACAAGCCACAGAAGGCAACAGGAAAAGGGCCTTCCAAACAGGAAGAGCAGAAGCAAAGGCCTGAGGCTTGAATGAGTTtaggtcagtgtggctggagtggaagGAATAAGGGGAATGGGGAGTGGCAACAGTCCTGTCCCAAGTCACCCGTGAGCCCAACTTGGAAACAAACTTCCCGGCACTCACCAGCAGGAGGCGCAAGGGACCCAGGGGGATCCACTCTGGGCCCACCAGGTCTTGTCATAGGAATAACTCAGCTCAACCATTCCCGTCCTCAGAGAAGAACACACCACCTATGCTGGGGTGGCCTGGTGTCCCTCGCCGCCCCCCCCCAGAAGCTGGAGAGAGCAGTGGTGTTTGGAAGCCCTGGTTTTTACGAGCAGTCACCAGGCTGAGGCACCCCCAGCTTTCAGCTCCGGGCCTTACCTGGCTGAGCTACAGGAAAAATGGGAGGTCAGGGCCCTCACTGCTCCCAGCCGTCCTGGGGGCAGAATCACTCCGCAAACATCCGCTGAGACGCCCGAGGCCCCGCGCCCTCTCTAACTGCTCTCGTGGTGCAAATTAGGGTGACTCGTCAGCTCGGGGGCAGTCTGCCTCCCAACGCCGAGCTCACGCCCCAGGGACGGAGTATGGGGGCCCCACCTCTAGACCCAGCGTGGCAGGGGAGGCTGGAGCCTTCCCCTGTAGCACCTGCTATCTTAATCTCCATGAGGTCTCCTCTGGGGGTTCAgatgtttgcatttatttttaagattttatttatttgacagagagagacacagcaagagagggaacatgagctgcaggagtgggggagggagaagcaggctcgatcccaggaccctgggatcatgacttgagccgaaggcagacgcttaacgactgagccaccaggcaccctcaGACGTTTGCATTTTTTATAACGTTCATAATAATGACAATTTAGTAGAAACCCAGCGCTGGGAAATACATGGAGTTcgtactgtgtgccaggcaaggCACACACGTGTGCTCAGCTCAGCTCCACGGCCACCCGGGCCGTGGTTTACGGTTTCTGTCCCCTTAGTCAGGGGAGGATGCTGAGACTGGGCACACACAACGGCCAGTCCTGGCGGCGCAGCCAGTGGGAGAGTGAGAGCTCACAGCACATCCCTCTGCCAGGAGCACTGCCCCCCACAGCTCAGACTCAGCTCAAGTGCCACCTCTTCATGCCTGTCACCGCTCCTGTCACACCTGTAGGTGATGTGGACGTATTTACTGCCTGATTGACTCCTGTCTCTCCTGCAAGACGGGGCCTCAAGGTCAGGGCACCGCTGTGGTCCTGGGGCCCAGCATGTGGGAAGGGCTCAGACGTGGGCCTAGTGGAGGCATGGACGGGCGTAAACACCATCCCACCACCTGTCTTCTCAGCAAGCAACCCCCTGGGGACCTGGGGATACGGAGATGAGCCTTGGGCcacggggaggagcagggagggcaggaggggaatGGTACCTGAGCTGAGGATGGTGGGCCTCGCCTTGGGGGGCCGGGAGCCACTGCCGCTGCCGCTGGTCCCACCGCCCTTGCGCGTCAGCTGCAGGGAGGAGTCCTGACCCGGAATGGAGATGGACTTGGCGGTGGACGGTGGCCTTGGGAGGACAGATGGGTGTGACTGGGGTGCCCCACATTCGGGGTCAAAGACAGGGGAGCCCAAGAGCCCGGAGGAGGGAAGAGTCCCTGTGTAGCACCCTCCCAACCTGCGCCCACACTCACGTCTTAAAGCAGGGGTCTCCGGAGAGCAGGAGCATTCCGATGGTGACCTGCACAGAGGGAGAAATCAGCCATACCacacccacctgcagcccaggtGCTTCCCAGTGGCCCCTCTGCTCTGGCTTCCGAGGGGCTGGACTCTGATCCCATCTCTGCCCCTTGCTGGACCTGGGGAAGCCATTGAAATGCACTGAGCCCGTCTCCTTGGGTGGAGGATAGGACCAATCCTGACACCTGCCTCCTGGGATAGTGGAGAGGACTAGGGGAGATGAGGCTTTGCATGGCTCAGCGCCCAGCACACAGCACAAGCAGAAGAAGTTAGCTACTGTTATTCTAGAACTGCAACTAGGAGAGGGGCCACAGtccctctccagcctcagggcctgCTCACAGCCTAAGAGCGAGTGAGGGCACACGAGCTCCAtatggcaggcaggcaggagggaggctcACAAAGCCcacctggtggggagggggttcaCCAGGTATAACCCAGGGGGCGGGGATGGGAGATGGACTGCACAGAGTCCAacatggagggtgggggtggtgaaaGTTAGTTGAGTAAAGTAAAGCAAGAAGCCATCAGAAATTCAACATCCACTTGAGCAGAGATTTTGGCAATGGCCCAAACAAGGCAGGGTTGGGTCCCCAAGTCTGGGCTGAGATGGAGCGACAGGAAACGGATGCTCATATCCCAGTGCCACCACTGACAAAAATGGAGATCACTGagctgagactttttttttttttaagatttatttattttagagagaaagagcaagagagaatgtacatgagcagggaaggggcagagggagagagaaactcaagctgaCTTCAAGCCCAcggtggagcctgacacggggctcaatcccacgaccctgagagatcatgacctgagccgaaaccaagagtctgacgcttaaccgactgagccacccaggagccccccagcccccgtTTTTGTAGTAAACTCTATGTCCAACCTTGGAGCTTGAattcatgaccgtgagatcaagagtcgcatgttctactgactgagcagCCAGGCGCCTcctgaggttttttgttttttttttaatgatttcatttggCTGTGACAGCAGCCTACAAGTAGGTGATGGCCCCAGGCTGCAGACGAGGGAAGCAGCACTCAGACACAGACTCAAGGGAAATGATGGCCCACAGCCCCGCAGACAGGAC includes:
- the EEIG1 gene encoding early estrogen-induced gene 1 protein isoform X2, which encodes MAGILSACRQDWVSGSSARGSVWPQGLCSCLLRGMPALAPDPAAHLWISATVCLPRFPREEVQENCVRWRKRFTFVCKMSANPATGLLDPCIFRVSVRKELKGGKAYSKLGFADLNLAEFAGSGSTVRCYLLEGYDTKNTRQDNSILKVTIGMLLLSGDPCFKTPPSTAKSISIPGQDSSLQLTRKGGGTSGSGSGSRPPKARPTILSSGVPEEAEQNLSSPEEVFHSGHSRNSSYASQQSKISGYSTEHSRSSSLSDLTHRRNTSTSSSTSGGLSTTVEGPEGSEREHRPPEKPPRPPRPHLSDRSFRRKKDSVESHPTWVDDTRIDADDIVEKIMQSQDFTDGSNTEDSNLRLFVSRDGSATLSGIQLANRVSSGVYEPVVIESH
- the EEIG1 gene encoding early estrogen-induced gene 1 protein isoform X3 codes for the protein MAFLMKKKKFKFQTTFTLEELTAVPFVNGVLFCKVRLLDGGDFVSLSSREEVQENCVRWRKRFTFVCKMSANPATGLLDPCIFRVSVRKELKGGKAYSKLGFADLNLAEFAGSGSTVRCYLLEGYDTKNTRQDNSILKVTIGMLLLSGDPCFKTPPSTAKSISIPGQDSSLQLTRKGGGTSGSGSGSRPPKARPTILSSGVPEEAEQNLSSPEEVFHSGHSRNSSYASQQSKISAGYSTEHSRSSSLSDLTHRRNTSTSSSTSGGLSTTVEGPEGSEREHRPPEKPPRPPRPHLSDRSFRRKKDSVESHPTWVDDTRIDADDIVEKIMQSQDFTDGSNTEDSNLRLFVSRDGSATLSGIQLANRVSSGVYEPVVIESH
- the EEIG1 gene encoding early estrogen-induced gene 1 protein isoform X4 yields the protein MAFLMKKKKFKFQTTFTLEELTAVPFVNGVLFCKVRLLDGGDFVSLSSREEVQENCVRWRKRFTFVCKMSANPATGLLDPCIFRVSVRKELKGGKAYSKLGFADLNLAEFAGSGSTVRCYLLEGYDTKNTRQDNSILKVTIGMLLLSGDPCFKTPPSTAKSISIPGQDSSLQLTRKGGGTSGSGSGSRPPKARPTILSSGVPEEAEQNLSSPEEVFHSGHSRNSSYASQQSKISGYSTEHSRSSSLSDLTHRRNTSTSSSTSGGLSTTVEGPEGSEREHRPPEKPPRPPRPHLSDRSFRRKKDSVESHPTWVDDTRIDADDIVEKIMQSQDFTDGSNTEDSNLRLFVSRDGSATLSGIQLANRVSSGVYEPVVIESH
- the EEIG1 gene encoding early estrogen-induced gene 1 protein isoform X1 yields the protein MAGILSACRQDWVSGSSARGSVWPQGLCSCLLRGMPALAPDPAAHLWISATVCLPRFPREEVQENCVRWRKRFTFVCKMSANPATGLLDPCIFRVSVRKELKGGKAYSKLGFADLNLAEFAGSGSTVRCYLLEGYDTKNTRQDNSILKVTIGMLLLSGDPCFKTPPSTAKSISIPGQDSSLQLTRKGGGTSGSGSGSRPPKARPTILSSGVPEEAEQNLSSPEEVFHSGHSRNSSYASQQSKISAGYSTEHSRSSSLSDLTHRRNTSTSSSTSGGLSTTVEGPEGSEREHRPPEKPPRPPRPHLSDRSFRRKKDSVESHPTWVDDTRIDADDIVEKIMQSQDFTDGSNTEDSNLRLFVSRDGSATLSGIQLANRVSSGVYEPVVIESH